GCGGGGCTGCCAGGGCGGGAGCCAGCAGTCCCGCGGCGGCGGCTTTGCCGGCTCCGCTCAGCAGGCGGCGGCGCGAGAGGGTGGGCTGACGGTGCTCGGTCATCTTTGGAAATCCAGTTCGGGGAAGTGGAGTCAGGACAGGGCCCGTGCACGGGCGAAAATCTGGTCCATCCGCCAATGTTCGTTGGCATAGCGCGGGTCGCCGGCCCATTCGTCCCAGCCTGAGTCGCGGCGGTAGCTGCCGCGCTGGCCGGAGCGTTCGACCTCTTCGGCGCTGACCGTGGCCGGCGTCTCGCAGTCGGGATCGACATAGAGCGCGTCGGGCTGGCAGTAGAGTTCGCACAGGAAGCAG
This portion of the Azospirillum sp. B510 genome encodes:
- a CDS encoding 4Fe-4S dicluster domain-containing protein; its protein translation is MISLVIADRCTGCQVCVRVCPTNVFDAVRGGPPVIARQQDCQTCFLCELYCQPDALYVDPDCETPATVSAEEVERSGQRGSYRRDSGWDEWAGDPRYANEHWRMDQIFARARALS